The following coding sequences are from one Candidatus Nitrohelix vancouverensis window:
- a CDS encoding 2-oxoglutarate:ferredoxin oxidoreductase, with protein MGKIEIGPIGLLPPSAASMGIFQPEKGSGLELVEGEHMAEDKAYEKFAVEMLTRRNPTLFPGPMIVWGWNEEARHKAEMALRLVKEIPGMNIIPMPDYRPIYPKIDPEAVINPCHPNLTVQHNKIHVCALIGVHCHFANITLKMIRAGTNCYTTALCAYDGHEDALLSVSNLDETKLEKIIQAVIKVRESGVVTPWAYTPEGKEELEEIRASKEKNKASSKEGATIFMQDKEMLPLEQGLDENAE; from the coding sequence ATGGGAAAAATTGAAATAGGACCCATTGGCTTATTGCCACCTTCCGCAGCATCCATGGGAATTTTCCAACCCGAAAAGGGTTCTGGTTTGGAGCTGGTTGAAGGCGAGCATATGGCAGAAGATAAGGCCTATGAAAAGTTCGCGGTTGAAATGTTGACACGACGCAACCCGACCCTGTTCCCCGGCCCCATGATCGTTTGGGGATGGAATGAAGAGGCACGACACAAAGCGGAAATGGCGTTGCGGCTGGTCAAGGAAATTCCAGGAATGAATATTATTCCAATGCCCGACTACCGTCCCATCTACCCCAAAATCGACCCTGAGGCTGTTATCAACCCCTGTCATCCCAACCTGACAGTCCAGCACAACAAAATACACGTCTGTGCATTGATCGGCGTACATTGCCATTTTGCGAACATCACGCTGAAAATGATTCGAGCCGGTACGAACTGTTACACGACGGCTCTTTGCGCGTACGATGGACACGAAGATGCTTTACTGTCTGTTAGCAACCTCGACGAAACGAAACTGGAAAAAATTATCCAGGCCGTAATTAAAGTTCGCGAGTCCGGAGTCGTGACCCCGTGGGCATACACACCGGAAGGCAAAGAAGAATTAGAAGAAATCCGAGCAAGCAAAGAGAAAAACAAGGCTTCCAGCAAAGAAGGCGCTACCATTTTTATGCAGGACAAAGAAATGCTTCCTTTGGAACAAGGCTTGGACGAAAACGCAGAATAG
- a CDS encoding LPS-assembly protein LptD: MINYLKYICLLWILLTPQALLWAETETPPDQHEGASVNITADHLSQSGEQNTIKAWGNVIVFYQDRLLRADRVTINTESGMGEAFGNIYLKTAEGSKIRSDRTLFNIKSEQGQIFQARGSINEEYLFKAEKMTRYSDTHYSMENGAITTCRGKIPDWLIETESMDIIQGDRILFRNLKLKVKDIPILYFPIGYIPMDRTRKSGLLIPSFGSSNTDGFTLQNAYYWAISQSTDATVYIDYLSKRGVKPGIEYRYAPADTVRGEFRGFYLDDDNDSKFWKVDMTHVQSFSNGFNFNGKLDLESDDGFNKTFENDTDQRTRRQTDSFASLNKTWTNNTLDILTRYRDSSQSQRDDTLGQLPQVTFKTQRIQLGKTGMFFNQESSFTSFLADLDTRETVDDHFTVQRLDFHPQISLPMNPLSWLTFTPTLGIRETVYSKGRDASGKKFSAFSRESFDFRGVLEGPKFHKIYEPAGGSSKFKHVIEPRFVVDYIPSTDFDDRQKIHTFDQVDEVDPKSLVTYSITQRLLTKDTGSENVDQSREALRFTVSQSYDLREDERAPSTTPNQPFSDLRVDLDSRLYDSLLLNFDAEYDVHDSHLSSLNLEVGVQATDSLTMLLERRYTKNENTFWSGTIDWAFKKGWKVQYSSRYDEQASTFRENDLSLLYDDDCECWGFTFDFIQRTLATGASERDETKFMLGIKLKGFGSISSGRDQRLIHRTLDDY; encoded by the coding sequence TTGATCAACTATCTAAAATACATCTGCCTTCTATGGATTCTTCTGACTCCTCAGGCTCTTCTGTGGGCTGAAACGGAAACTCCGCCTGATCAGCATGAAGGCGCATCAGTCAACATAACCGCCGATCACCTCAGCCAAAGCGGTGAACAGAACACGATCAAGGCCTGGGGAAACGTGATTGTTTTTTACCAGGACCGTTTGCTCCGCGCCGACCGCGTGACCATCAACACCGAAAGCGGCATGGGAGAAGCCTTCGGAAATATCTACCTCAAGACCGCAGAGGGCTCGAAGATACGCTCCGACAGAACCCTCTTCAATATCAAGTCCGAACAGGGGCAGATATTTCAGGCCCGCGGCTCCATCAACGAAGAATACCTGTTCAAAGCAGAAAAGATGACGCGTTATTCCGACACGCATTATTCCATGGAAAACGGAGCCATCACCACCTGCCGAGGCAAGATCCCCGACTGGTTGATAGAAACCGAGTCCATGGACATCATACAGGGCGACCGGATTTTATTTCGGAACCTCAAATTAAAAGTCAAAGACATCCCCATCCTGTATTTCCCAATCGGCTATATTCCCATGGATCGAACCCGCAAAAGCGGTTTGCTCATCCCCAGCTTTGGAAGTAGCAACACGGACGGCTTCACGCTACAAAACGCATATTACTGGGCGATCAGCCAGTCCACCGACGCTACTGTCTATATTGACTATCTTTCCAAGCGCGGCGTCAAGCCGGGTATTGAATACCGCTATGCGCCCGCAGATACTGTTCGCGGAGAGTTCCGCGGCTTCTATCTGGATGACGACAACGACTCCAAATTCTGGAAGGTCGACATGACTCATGTGCAGTCATTTTCCAACGGTTTCAATTTCAATGGCAAGCTGGACCTTGAAAGCGACGACGGTTTCAACAAAACATTTGAGAACGACACGGACCAGAGAACCCGGCGCCAGACAGATTCGTTTGCATCGCTCAATAAAACCTGGACCAACAACACGCTGGATATACTGACCCGCTACCGCGACAGCTCTCAATCGCAACGCGACGACACGCTGGGACAATTACCGCAGGTGACTTTTAAAACCCAGAGAATTCAGCTTGGCAAAACAGGCATGTTCTTTAATCAGGAATCCAGTTTCACTTCATTTTTAGCCGATCTCGACACGCGAGAAACCGTGGACGATCATTTTACAGTTCAGCGACTGGACTTCCATCCGCAAATCAGTTTGCCGATGAACCCCCTCTCCTGGTTGACCTTTACGCCGACTCTCGGTATTCGCGAAACCGTCTATAGCAAAGGACGTGATGCTTCAGGTAAAAAATTCTCCGCTTTCTCAAGAGAATCATTCGACTTTAGAGGCGTTCTGGAAGGACCCAAATTTCACAAGATATACGAGCCGGCAGGCGGAAGCTCCAAATTCAAACATGTGATCGAACCCCGCTTTGTGGTGGACTACATTCCCAGCACGGACTTTGACGACCGCCAGAAGATTCACACTTTCGACCAGGTCGACGAAGTCGATCCCAAAAGTCTTGTCACCTACTCCATCACGCAACGACTTCTTACCAAGGACACAGGCTCCGAGAACGTGGATCAGTCCAGAGAGGCCCTGCGCTTCACTGTCAGCCAGAGTTATGATCTGCGCGAAGACGAAAGAGCGCCATCAACAACACCCAACCAGCCCTTTTCCGATCTAAGAGTCGATCTTGACAGTCGCTTGTATGATTCGCTCTTACTGAATTTTGACGCCGAGTACGATGTGCATGACAGTCATTTAAGCTCCTTGAATCTTGAAGTTGGCGTTCAGGCCACGGACTCCCTGACCATGTTGCTGGAACGACGCTATACGAAAAATGAAAATACCTTCTGGAGCGGAACCATTGACTGGGCCTTCAAAAAAGGCTGGAAAGTGCAGTACAGTTCCCGCTACGATGAGCAAGCCAGCACTTTTCGTGAAAATGATTTGAGTTTATTGTACGATGACGACTGTGAATGCTGGGGATTTACCTTTGACTTTATTCAGAGAACCCTCGCCACCGGAGCCTCCGAAAGAGACGAGACCAAATTCATGCTCGGTATAAAACTAAAAGGATTCGGGAGCATCAGCAGTGGCAGAGACCAACGCTTGATACACCGCACACTCGACGACTATTGA
- a CDS encoding sulfite oxidase-like oxidoreductase produces MQYDPNSKRIKGREALIAYKKAKRQQEGWDGEIPQGSGDLNRDGMPEVPPGQRVVTNWPVLDLGVQPEIPLENWSLTLSGLVKQEKTLTWDDFMALPQTEDVSDFHCVTTWSRLNNRWKGVKFTDLVKSCEVLPSAKYIYIKAYDGYSTNLSLEEAMKYDVMLVHEWEGKPLTVEHGAPLRMITPQLYAWKGAKWIGEIVFKEKDELGFWELRGYSNSAEPWLNDRYS; encoded by the coding sequence ATGCAATACGACCCCAATTCGAAGCGTATCAAAGGCCGCGAGGCCTTGATTGCATATAAAAAAGCGAAACGTCAACAGGAGGGATGGGATGGAGAAATCCCTCAAGGCTCAGGAGACTTGAACCGTGACGGCATGCCCGAGGTTCCTCCCGGTCAACGCGTGGTCACCAACTGGCCGGTGCTCGATTTGGGCGTTCAACCAGAAATACCGCTGGAGAACTGGAGCCTCACCCTGTCCGGACTGGTCAAACAGGAAAAAACCCTGACCTGGGACGACTTCATGGCTCTGCCGCAAACGGAGGACGTCTCCGACTTCCACTGCGTGACAACCTGGAGCCGTCTGAACAACCGCTGGAAAGGCGTTAAATTCACCGATCTCGTCAAATCCTGCGAGGTTCTTCCCAGCGCGAAATACATCTACATCAAAGCTTACGACGGCTATTCCACCAATCTGTCGCTGGAAGAAGCCATGAAATACGACGTCATGCTCGTCCATGAATGGGAGGGCAAACCGCTCACCGTGGAACACGGGGCGCCTCTGCGCATGATAACGCCGCAATTGTATGCATGGAAAGGCGCCAAATGGATCGGAGAGATCGTCTTCAAGGAAAAAGACGAGTTGGGATTTTGGGAGCTACGCGGTTATTCCAACAGCGCCGAACCCTGGCTGAACGACCGCTACTCCTGA
- a CDS encoding CBS domain-containing protein, producing MDSVKKFLQTPAIVIEANESAAVGAKLMAREKTKALIVRENGDCVGLVTASDFVSKVIANASNGTDIQIGSIANRPLITIGGEASMNEALSLMLEHDIRSLVAIENDRPCGLLHGNDIASYYFQDFLKNSNPIARFWAQYSCHEGKNTFNQLVDQLLHEMEDHLGPFSATARRIRNKAPWSDIAEEAEEEELYELAQILNLAKIE from the coding sequence ATGGACAGCGTTAAAAAATTTCTTCAGACTCCTGCCATCGTCATCGAAGCGAATGAATCCGCCGCTGTAGGCGCAAAGCTCATGGCCCGTGAAAAGACCAAAGCGCTGATCGTCAGAGAAAATGGCGACTGCGTCGGACTGGTCACCGCATCCGATTTTGTCTCCAAAGTCATCGCAAACGCATCAAACGGAACAGACATCCAGATCGGCTCCATCGCCAACAGGCCATTGATAACCATTGGCGGTGAGGCGTCCATGAACGAGGCGCTGTCGCTCATGCTGGAGCATGATATCCGCTCGCTGGTGGCGATTGAAAATGACAGACCCTGCGGCCTGCTTCACGGCAACGACATCGCCTCCTATTATTTTCAGGACTTTTTAAAGAACAGCAATCCCATCGCCCGTTTCTGGGCGCAATACAGTTGCCATGAGGGCAAAAACACCTTCAATCAATTAGTGGATCAACTCCTCCATGAAATGGAAGACCATCTCGGCCCTTTCAGCGCCACTGCGCGACGCATCAGGAACAAGGCTCCCTGGAGCGATATTGCTGAAGAAGCTGAAGAGGAAGAATTGTATGAACTGGCGCAGATTCTGAATTTAGCCAAAATTGAATAA
- a CDS encoding bifunctional folylpolyglutamate synthase/dihydrofolate synthase — protein MDRLTAVEHYLYNLQPSKIVLGLENSIRLMDALGQPHEHSPVIHIAGTNGKGSVAAMIDSILRQSGMKVGLYTSPHLLEFNERIRINGAPISTQELEELVNEVRQATEAHKIEATFFEFTTAVAFLHMARQNTDLNVVEVGLGGRLDATNVCKALISIITSIGKDHVSYLGDDLKGIAFEKASIIKSKGTVLAHVEPDEIYEIIERFAQEQSACIKRSGRDFFCQSTSWNDKGQTVEFRNNSHAYSDLELPLMGSHQAGNAGLAIQACIDWAEQTKQELLENWVRNGLKNVSWPGRMEIVSEQPWVVLDCAHNTEGVKKLTQTLDDYYPDKKKWIIFGALNDKPYLEMVAHLRGWADQLILTQPDSDRSQCPHEIMDQSGENPEKPVQIIEKTAKALEILKNKASSDDIVCVTGSLYTVAEAKQYIDQLSKIHLPSMDSSDSSGSSVG, from the coding sequence ATGGATCGACTCACGGCAGTAGAACACTATCTTTACAATCTTCAACCGAGCAAGATCGTGCTTGGTCTGGAAAACTCCATCCGCCTGATGGATGCCCTGGGCCAACCGCATGAACATTCACCCGTCATCCATATTGCCGGGACCAACGGCAAGGGTTCGGTGGCCGCCATGATTGACTCGATCCTGCGACAATCCGGAATGAAAGTTGGTTTGTACACCTCCCCCCATCTGCTGGAGTTCAACGAGCGCATCCGCATCAACGGCGCCCCCATATCGACGCAGGAACTTGAGGAACTCGTCAACGAAGTCAGGCAAGCGACTGAAGCGCATAAAATCGAAGCGACCTTTTTCGAGTTCACCACCGCTGTCGCTTTTCTCCATATGGCGCGGCAAAACACAGACCTCAATGTCGTCGAAGTCGGGCTTGGAGGCCGTCTGGACGCCACCAATGTCTGCAAGGCCCTGATCTCCATCATCACCTCCATCGGCAAAGACCACGTCAGCTACCTGGGAGACGATCTCAAAGGGATCGCCTTTGAAAAGGCCTCCATCATTAAAAGTAAAGGTACGGTTCTTGCTCATGTAGAACCAGATGAAATATACGAAATTATCGAGCGTTTTGCGCAGGAACAAAGCGCCTGCATAAAACGCTCGGGAAGAGATTTTTTCTGTCAGTCCACAAGCTGGAATGATAAAGGCCAGACCGTCGAATTTCGCAACAACAGCCACGCCTATTCGGATTTGGAGTTGCCTCTTATGGGCTCGCATCAAGCGGGCAATGCGGGACTGGCGATTCAGGCCTGCATCGATTGGGCTGAACAAACTAAACAGGAGTTGCTAGAAAACTGGGTAAGAAACGGCTTAAAAAATGTCAGCTGGCCCGGCCGAATGGAAATTGTCTCGGAACAACCTTGGGTTGTTCTCGATTGCGCCCACAACACTGAAGGCGTCAAAAAACTGACCCAAACACTGGACGATTATTATCCAGACAAAAAAAAATGGATTATTTTTGGGGCTTTAAACGATAAACCCTATCTCGAAATGGTCGCCCATCTTAGAGGCTGGGCAGACCAGTTGATATTAACTCAACCCGATAGCGACCGGAGCCAATGCCCGCATGAAATCATGGATCAATCAGGTGAGAATCCTGAAAAACCTGTGCAAATCATTGAAAAAACGGCAAAAGCTCTCGAAATCCTTAAAAATAAAGCAAGTTCTGACGATATAGTTTGTGTGACCGGGTCTTTATACACCGTAGCCGAAGCAAAACAATACATTGATCAACTATCTAAAATACATCTGCCTTCTATGGATTCTTCTGACTCCTCAGGCTCTTCTGTGGGCTGA
- a CDS encoding cold-shock protein, with the protein MAVGKVKWFNDSKGFGFIESEDGEDCFVHFSEIQTEGFKTLKEGQAVEFEKSMGEKGPLASKVIPK; encoded by the coding sequence ATGGCGGTCGGAAAAGTGAAATGGTTTAACGATAGCAAAGGTTTTGGATTTATCGAATCAGAAGACGGGGAAGATTGCTTTGTTCATTTTTCAGAAATTCAAACGGAAGGCTTCAAGACTTTAAAAGAAGGTCAGGCCGTTGAGTTTGAAAAAAGCATGGGCGAGAAGGGTCCCCTTGCATCCAAAGTTATTCCCAAATAA
- a CDS encoding glycosyltransferase encodes MTESNFGRPPDMDLKILTFNWHEPYICLLARVGFQFYIVEPELSPGKFRRWDTNMRPLPENAQILSQQEASKLLEEEGFDLVIANNIKDLVWVKSFHLPKISLFHCRLSAEIAIGGNQVQRDDYLGSIAPLLSGVKNVFISESKKQDWGLPGEVIPHGLDISDYPGYQGDQASVLRVGNLIKEMDAAKGYSIGEQILDGFPSVTLGLNPGIPSARLSRGFSDLLDHYQHCRVYLNTTMEAYEDGYNLSLLEAMATGMPVVSYKHSGSPIVNGVNGFISDDIAQIRRDVEFLLKNPAQARQIGREARKTVQSQFNIDRFTTSWKRVIHATLVEFLQNSGVVMDGEKRPPFDKIARKNILMNYVSHPATTAHYLERALRKKHNVITCGTMINDEVRKLWNLGALKWEVKPQDIPCAPNAPLKSVLEHLPRGWHADLFFWVETGLSLPPADLSNLTMPKACYLIDTHIHLENHLKIARPFNFVFLAQKKYVDDFKKAGYEQVIWLPLACDEEIHSGKAAEKLCDVGFVGTVDSAPERRKRLLNELSSHFNLNCQRKFMDEMAALYSESRIVFNNAINQDLNMRVFEAMCSGSLLVTDRATGSGLEEMFTDKKHLAYYDDATLLDTVRYYLDHEEERERIAAEGRREVLSRHTYSHRMDTMMNYINNAFKRDAIRSAGAQASELVKSSAATQEPEVKSYYRNTRKDLIPLVPLNASCILEVGCASGGMGAELKREREAFVAGVEMNSSAANLAREVLDDVIEGNIESMPLPYAKESFDCIIFADILEHLVDPLSVLKSTAPLLREGGSVVASIPNIQFYAILGQLGEGAWTYQDEGILDRTHLRFFTLKEMKKLFNDAGMEIDQIEENLSPEYEAFKNSGSRSVTMGRVTVNNLEPEELKQFFVFQYKIRASVRKEAALKPVDDGVDATTPQVQELLEKAKQAFLMNQSDYAMRLYDEALALCPQNAEAVVGLGNVSLQQGNLVEAETHYKSALKNPSPPASAWVGLGILEMQRNDLERASNYLNKAIAMKPENDKALAALGLVENMIGNKHEALKRFVQALESNIDNEAALNGLLKLSYELQVFDDAERLLKQYLEVHPANLNILFGLAGIQFVSGQMDMARESLQTLMIFEPNHADARALIQKIDATEKRHAFIDN; translated from the coding sequence ATGACGGAATCAAACTTTGGGAGACCGCCTGATATGGATCTTAAAATTTTAACCTTTAACTGGCACGAGCCGTATATCTGCCTTCTGGCGCGCGTTGGTTTTCAATTTTACATTGTCGAGCCTGAACTCAGTCCGGGCAAGTTCCGCCGCTGGGATACGAATATGCGGCCCTTGCCGGAAAATGCGCAGATTCTCAGCCAGCAAGAGGCGTCGAAACTGCTTGAGGAAGAGGGCTTTGATCTGGTCATCGCCAATAACATCAAAGACCTGGTCTGGGTCAAATCCTTCCATCTACCCAAAATATCGCTATTTCATTGTCGCCTCAGCGCAGAAATCGCCATCGGCGGGAATCAAGTTCAGCGCGATGATTATCTTGGGAGCATCGCTCCTTTATTGTCGGGCGTCAAAAATGTTTTCATTTCCGAATCCAAGAAACAGGATTGGGGCTTGCCGGGCGAGGTGATTCCTCACGGTCTGGATATATCCGACTACCCGGGTTATCAGGGCGATCAGGCGAGCGTATTGAGGGTTGGAAATCTCATCAAGGAAATGGATGCGGCCAAGGGCTACTCAATAGGCGAACAGATCCTCGACGGTTTCCCCAGCGTGACTCTGGGACTGAATCCCGGTATCCCGTCGGCGCGATTGTCGCGTGGATTCTCTGACTTGCTGGATCATTACCAGCATTGCCGGGTCTATCTGAACACGACGATGGAAGCTTATGAAGACGGCTACAACCTGTCGCTTCTTGAAGCGATGGCTACGGGCATGCCTGTGGTGTCCTACAAGCATTCCGGTTCGCCAATCGTGAACGGCGTGAATGGATTCATCTCAGACGATATAGCGCAGATTCGCAGGGACGTCGAATTTCTTTTGAAGAATCCGGCGCAGGCCCGACAAATCGGCAGGGAAGCGCGTAAAACCGTTCAGAGTCAGTTCAATATCGATCGCTTTACGACCTCATGGAAGCGAGTCATTCACGCGACGCTTGTCGAGTTTTTGCAGAACTCGGGAGTTGTGATGGATGGAGAAAAGCGACCGCCATTCGACAAGATCGCGCGCAAAAATATCCTGATGAATTATGTGTCGCATCCGGCGACCACGGCGCATTACCTCGAACGGGCATTGAGAAAAAAGCACAACGTGATCACCTGCGGGACCATGATCAACGACGAAGTGCGCAAGTTGTGGAACCTCGGAGCTTTGAAATGGGAAGTCAAGCCGCAAGACATACCCTGCGCCCCGAATGCGCCCTTGAAATCGGTCCTGGAGCATTTGCCGAGGGGCTGGCATGCGGATCTTTTCTTCTGGGTCGAGACGGGATTGAGTCTGCCTCCAGCGGACTTGTCGAATCTTACGATGCCCAAGGCTTGCTACCTGATCGACACGCACATCCATCTGGAAAATCACTTGAAGATCGCGCGACCGTTTAATTTCGTCTTTCTGGCGCAAAAAAAATATGTCGATGATTTTAAAAAAGCAGGTTATGAACAGGTGATCTGGCTTCCTCTCGCTTGCGATGAAGAAATTCACTCAGGAAAAGCGGCAGAGAAACTTTGCGATGTCGGTTTTGTGGGAACGGTGGACTCGGCCCCGGAGCGACGCAAGCGTTTGCTGAACGAGCTGTCCAGTCATTTCAATTTGAATTGTCAGCGTAAATTCATGGACGAAATGGCGGCGCTGTATTCAGAGTCCAGAATTGTTTTTAACAACGCGATCAACCAGGACTTGAACATGCGAGTGTTCGAAGCCATGTGTAGCGGCAGTCTGCTGGTGACCGACCGCGCCACCGGTAGCGGGCTTGAGGAAATGTTTACGGATAAAAAGCATTTGGCCTATTACGACGACGCCACATTGCTGGACACGGTTCGTTATTATCTCGATCACGAGGAAGAGCGCGAGCGTATCGCGGCGGAAGGGCGCAGGGAGGTGTTGAGTCGGCACACATACAGCCATCGCATGGATACGATGATGAACTACATCAACAACGCATTCAAACGCGACGCGATTCGCAGCGCTGGGGCGCAAGCCAGCGAACTCGTAAAATCTTCTGCGGCGACTCAGGAGCCGGAAGTGAAATCGTATTACAGAAACACGCGCAAGGATCTGATCCCCCTGGTTCCACTCAATGCCTCATGCATTCTCGAAGTCGGCTGCGCCTCAGGAGGGATGGGCGCAGAATTGAAACGGGAACGCGAGGCGTTTGTGGCCGGGGTGGAAATGAATTCCTCTGCGGCGAATCTGGCGCGTGAAGTTCTGGATGATGTGATCGAGGGCAATATTGAATCCATGCCGCTCCCTTATGCGAAGGAGAGCTTCGACTGCATCATCTTTGCGGACATTCTGGAACATCTGGTCGATCCTCTGAGTGTCCTCAAGAGCACGGCGCCTTTGCTTAGAGAGGGCGGGAGCGTTGTCGCCAGCATTCCGAATATTCAGTTTTATGCAATCCTCGGGCAACTGGGGGAGGGCGCCTGGACCTATCAGGATGAAGGCATTCTGGATCGTACGCATTTAAGATTCTTCACCTTGAAAGAGATGAAAAAATTATTCAATGACGCCGGCATGGAAATCGACCAGATCGAAGAAAACCTGTCGCCTGAATACGAAGCCTTTAAAAATTCAGGAAGCCGTTCGGTCACCATGGGACGGGTGACGGTGAACAACCTGGAACCGGAAGAGCTGAAACAGTTTTTTGTGTTTCAATACAAGATCCGAGCGAGCGTCAGGAAAGAGGCCGCGTTGAAGCCGGTAGATGACGGAGTGGACGCAACAACGCCGCAAGTTCAGGAATTGCTGGAGAAGGCGAAACAGGCATTCCTCATGAATCAGTCCGATTATGCCATGCGCTTGTACGACGAGGCGCTGGCGCTTTGTCCGCAGAACGCTGAGGCCGTTGTCGGTCTGGGCAATGTGAGTTTGCAACAGGGAAATCTTGTTGAAGCCGAAACGCATTACAAGTCCGCCTTGAAAAACCCTTCTCCGCCAGCCAGCGCCTGGGTGGGACTGGGTATTCTGGAAATGCAACGCAATGATCTGGAGCGCGCCTCAAACTATCTGAATAAAGCCATCGCCATGAAACCTGAAAACGACAAGGCTCTGGCGGCTCTGGGACTGGTCGAAAACATGATCGGCAATAAACATGAGGCTTTGAAACGCTTCGTTCAGGCTCTGGAGTCTAATATCGATAACGAGGCGGCTCTGAACGGTCTCTTGAAATTATCCTATGAACTGCAGGTGTTTGACGATGCGGAACGGCTCCTCAAACAATATCTGGAGGTTCATCCCGCCAATCTGAATATCCTGTTTGGTCTTGCCGGAATTCAATTCGTTTCCGGTCAAATGGATATGGCTAGGGAAAGTCTGCAAACGCTCATGATTTTTGAACCCAATCATGCAGACGCGCGGGCGTTGATTCAAAAAATTGATGCGACGGAAAAACGACACGCTTTCATTGATAACTGA
- the pyrE gene encoding orotate phosphoribosyltransferase yields MPANELAAICLEIGAIKLNPMKPFQWASGNVMPVYNDNRLLLSAYEHRTFVGKKFLDIIREKEIKTDMIAGAATAGIAPAVTLANLMECRLAYVRPDAKQHGMKNQIEGADPEGAQVVVVEDLISTGGSVLKVIDAIREAGGTVQHCFCIFSYDFAQAKERFAEADCEMHSLLTFPTLLEYIKTSSRFTPGQAEILESWYQAPFSWTPPTP; encoded by the coding sequence ATGCCAGCAAACGAATTAGCCGCAATCTGCCTTGAAATCGGCGCCATCAAACTGAACCCAATGAAACCCTTCCAATGGGCTTCAGGCAATGTGATGCCCGTATACAACGACAACCGACTCCTGCTGAGCGCCTATGAGCACCGGACTTTTGTCGGGAAAAAATTTCTCGACATAATACGAGAAAAAGAGATTAAAACGGATATGATCGCAGGCGCCGCCACTGCAGGAATTGCTCCAGCCGTCACACTGGCCAACCTCATGGAATGCCGCCTCGCCTACGTCAGACCCGACGCCAAGCAACATGGGATGAAAAATCAAATCGAAGGAGCCGATCCCGAAGGAGCGCAGGTCGTCGTCGTAGAAGACCTGATATCGACCGGAGGGAGCGTGTTGAAAGTTATCGACGCGATACGCGAAGCAGGCGGAACCGTCCAGCACTGTTTTTGTATCTTCAGCTATGATTTTGCTCAGGCAAAGGAGCGATTCGCCGAAGCCGACTGTGAGATGCACTCACTTCTCACCTTCCCCACCCTTCTCGAGTACATCAAAACCTCCAGTCGCTTCACGCCCGGGCAGGCTGAAATCCTTGAATCCTGGTATCAGGCCCCCTTTTCATGGACTCCGCCAACCCCTTAA
- a CDS encoding response regulator produces MRALVIDDSRAIRLILGQIMKKIGFEVTEAGNGQEALDKLNPNEPFELALVDWNMPVMNGYDFVLNVRKDPAYNDMRLMMVTTETEMSQVVKALEAGANEYVMKPFTKDMIVEKLSLLGLDLG; encoded by the coding sequence GTGCGCGCTTTGGTAATTGACGACTCAAGAGCAATCCGCTTGATATTAGGTCAAATTATGAAAAAAATTGGCTTTGAAGTCACCGAAGCCGGCAATGGTCAGGAAGCCCTGGACAAACTCAACCCCAATGAACCCTTTGAGCTTGCCCTGGTGGACTGGAACATGCCGGTTATGAACGGCTATGACTTTGTCCTCAATGTCCGTAAAGACCCCGCTTATAACGACATGAGGTTAATGATGGTCACCACTGAGACAGAAATGTCCCAGGTTGTCAAGGCTTTGGAAGCAGGAGCGAATGAATATGTAATGAAACCATTCACTAAAGATATGATCGTGGAAAAACTATCCCTACTCGGATTAGACCTCGGATAG